In a genomic window of Ipomoea triloba cultivar NCNSP0323 chromosome 3, ASM357664v1:
- the LOC116013576 gene encoding probable galacturonosyltransferase 9 codes for MAVAVRGGRGVGGGSGGGSALRNFFSYRVFVSAMFTLLFVATLSVLFSSRPTHHGSTAGNVYVHRTFLALQSDPLKTRVDLIHQQANDHVALVNAYAAYARKLKLDISKQLRLFEDLAQTFSDIQMKPNYQTALFETDGPMDEDALRQFEKEVKDKIKVTRSIIAETKESYDNQLKIQKLKDTIFAVSELLQKAKKNGAFASMIAAKSTPKSLHCLAMRLMGERIANPEKYRDQPPKPEFEDPTLYHYAIFSDNVIAVSVVVNSVIKNAKEPWKHVFHIVTDKMNVAAMKVWFKMRPVGGGAHIEIKSVEDYKFLTSSYVPVIKQLESVNLQKFYFQNRAENATKDVNSMKFRNPKYLSVLNHLRFYLPEMYPNLHRILFLDDDVVVQKDLTALWNIDMGGKVNGAVETCFGSFHRYAHYLNFSHPLIREKFNPKACAWAFGMNIFDLDAWRREKLTEQYHYWQNLNEDRTLWKMGTLPPGLLTFSSTTKSLDRSWHVLGLGYNPSVGMDEINNAAVIHFNGDMKPWLDIAMNQYKNLWTKYVDSEMEFVQMCNFGM; via the exons ATGGCGGTTGCAGTCCGGGGAGGCCGAGGCGTCGGCGGAGGTTCTGGCGGCGGATCGGCACTTCGTAACTTCTTCTCCTACCGCGTCTTTGTCTCCGCCATGTTCACTCTACTCTTCGTCGCCACTCTATCTGTGCTCTTCTCCTCCCGCCCCACTCACCACGGCTCC ACTGCTGGAAATGTGTATGTGCACAGAACATTCTTGGCGTTGCAATCAGATCCCTTAAAGACTAGAGTAGATTTAATACATCAGCAAGCTAATGATCATGTAGCACTTGTTAATGCCTATGCGGCTTATGCAAGGAAACTCAAGCTTGATATCTCTAAGCAGCTCAGATTGTTTGAAGACTTGGCTCAGACTTTCTCAGATATTCAAATGaaacccaattaccaaacagcTTTGTTTGAGACTGATGGGCCTATGGATGAGGATGCTTTGAGACAGTTTGAGAAGGAGGTCAAGGATAAAATCAAGGTTACCAGGTCAATAATTGCTGAAACAAAAGAGTCTTATGATAATCAGTTAAAGATTCAGAAGTTAAAGGATACAATATTTGCAGTTAGTGAGTTGCTTCAGAAGGCTAAGAAAAATGGTGCTTTTGCCAGTATGATAGCTGCGAAATCTACTCCAAAGAGTTTGCATTGTCTTGCAATGCGGCTTATGGGGGAGAGAATTGCCAATCCAGAAAAATACAGAGATCAACCCCCTAAGCCTGAGTTTGAGGACCCCACTTTGTATCATTATGCAATATTTTCTGATAATGTAATTGCCGTCTCTGTGGTAGTGAATTCAGTCATAAAGAATGCAAAGGAGCCATGGAAACATGTCTTCCATATTGTTACTGACAAGATGAATGTAGCTGCTATGAAGGTCTGGTTTAAGATGAGGCCAGTAGGTGGGGGAGCTCATATTGAAATTAAATCTGTAGAGGATTACAAGTTCTTAACTTCCTCATATGTTCCAGTAATCAAACAGCTTGAGTCTGTAAATTTGCAGAAGTTCTACTTCCAAAACAGAGCAGAGAATGCAACTAAAGATGTGAACAGCATGAAATTTAGGAACCCCAAGTACTTGTCAGTATTGAATCACTTGAGATTTTATTTGCCAGAAATGTATCCGAACCTACATCGGATTTTGTTCCTAGATGATGATGTTGTGGTCCAGAAGGATTTGACAGCACTTTGGAACATAGATATGGGTGGGAAGGTAAATGGAGCTGTTGAAACCTGCTTTGGGTCTTTTCACCGCTATGCCCACTATCTGAACTTCTCTCATCCTCTCATCCGGGAAAAGTTCAATCCTAAGGCATGTGCGTGGGCATTTGGGATGAATATATTTGACCTTGATGCTTGGAGGCGTGAAAAATTGACTGAGCAGTACCATTACTGGCAAAACTTG AATGAGGATAGAACCTTATGGAAGATGGGAACACTTCCACCTGGGCTACTCACTTTCTCCTCAACAACCAAATCATTGGATAGATCGTGGCATGTGCTTGGCCTTGGTTATAATCCAAGTGTCGGCATGGATGAAATCAATAATGCTGCTGTCATCCATTTTAACGGGGACATGAAACCTTGGTTGGACATTGCCATGAACCAATATAAGAATCTATGGACTAAATATGTCGACTCGGAAATGGAATTTGTGCAGATGTGCAATTTTGGGATGTAG
- the LOC116012079 gene encoding protein GLUTAMINE DUMPER 2-like — METNGAGSPQSNTFWEWKSPLPYVFISLGLAFGIILVAIIILACSLHKQSSGAGAGAGDGDEKSGSSPVSRSAEMSPSFIVVMAGDAKPTHIAIPLPSSFINKAPCCDH, encoded by the coding sequence ATGGAGACAAACGGCGCAGGGTCGCCGCAGTCGAATACATTCTGGGAGTGGAAATCTCCGTTGCCGTACGTTTTTATAAGCTTAGGTTTAGCGTTCGGAATCATTCTCGTGGCGATCATCATCCTCGCTTGTTCCCTGCACAAGCAATcctccggcgccggcgccggcgccggcgacgGTGACGAGAAATCAGGATCGTCGCCGGTGAGCCGGAGCGCGGAGATGAGCCCCAGTTTCATCGTCGTCATGGCCGGCGACGCTAAACCCACCCACATCGCCATTCCCCTTCCTTCTAGCTTCATCAACAAAGCTCCATGTTGTGATCATTAA
- the LOC116014266 gene encoding zinc finger protein CONSTANS-LIKE 2-like: MLAEEKGYGSSLDLDVNKWARVCDVCRSATCTVYCRTDSAYLCGGCDAHIHRTAAATAHERVWVCEACERAPAAFLCKADAASLCAACDADVHSANPLARRHHRVPILPIYGPPPATAGVASVMIRPAAGDTPDDDEFLTHDAGETAIDEDDEDEAASWLLLNPTPAKNNDNINQERGNNNIKEESENACIELLEYSSCQENQFNDHHYSLNQPHHYSVLEKNMSYGGDSVVPNKSHLQYYHTHNQTHHGSFQLQGMEYETSTPGYGYPAFSHSVSVSSMDVGVVPESTTSDVSISHSRPPKGTIDLFSGPPVPMPSQLAPMDREARVLRYREKKKTRKFEKTIRYASRKAYAETRPRIKGRFAKRTDAEGEVDQMFFTPSMAESGYGIVPLL; this comes from the exons atgttagccGAGGAGAAAGGCTATGGGAGTAGTTTAGATTTGGACGTCAACAAGTGGGCCCGCGTGTGCGACGTCTGCCGCTCGGCCACGTGCACCGTCTACTGCCGCACCGACTCGGCCTACCTCTGCGGCGGCTGCGACGCCCACATCCACCGCACTGCCGCCGCCACCGCCCACGAGCGCGTCTGGGTCTGCGAGGCCTGCGAGCGCGCGCCCGCCGCCTTCCTCTGCAAGGCCGACGCCGCCTCGCTCTGCGCCGCCTGCGACGCCGACGTCCACTCCGCCAACCCCTTAGCCCGCCGCCACCACCGCGTCCCAATTCTCCCCATCTACGGCCCTCCGCCGGCCACCGCCGGCGTCGCCTCCGTCATGATCCGACCCGCCGCCGGCGACACGCCGGACGACGACGAATTCTTGACCCACGACGCCGGTGAAACCGCCATAGACGAAGACGACGAAGACGAAGCGGCTTCTTGGCTGCTACTTAACCCCACACCAGCAAAGAACAACGACAACATCAATCAAGAACGAGGGAATAACAACATAAAAGAAGAAAGTGAGAACGCTTGCATAGAACTTCTGGAGTATAGCTCATGCCAAGAAAACCAGTTCAACGATCATCACTATAGCTTAAACCAGCCGCACCATTACTCTGTCCTGGAGAAGAATATGAGCTATGGAGGGGATAGCGTCGTCCCCAACAAATCCCACCTCCAGTATTATCACACCCACAACCAAACCCACCATGGAAGCTTTCAGCTTCAGGGAATGGAATATGAAACCTCCACCCCCGGGTACGGCTACCCAGCATTCAGTCACAGC GTTTCGGTGTCCTCGATGGATGTTGGAGTTGTTCCGGAGTCAACTACAAGCGATGTTTCGATCTCGCATTCAAGGCCGCCAAAGGGCACCATTGATCTCTTCTCCGGTCCTCCAGTTCCGATGCCATCGCAGCTGGCTCCGATGGACAGGGAAGCCAGAGTTTTGAGGTacagggagaagaagaagacgcgCAAGTTCGAGAAGACAATAAGGTACGCATCGAGAAAGGCGTACGCGGAAACCAGGCCGAGGATTAAAGGCCGGTTCGCGAAGAGAACAGACGCAGAAGGGGAAGTTGATCAGATGTTCTTCACCCCATCAATGGCGGAAAGTGGATATGGCATTGTTCCATTGTTGTGA